A region of the Aureibacillus halotolerans genome:
ATGTAAGTCGCGTACGTGCGATAATACGGCCACCAGCTATTGTTTGGTCCGACATCAGGCGGTCGCTCATGACTGCGCCGCTTGCCATCAACGGAATAATAAAACGCATGAGGGCAAAACAAATTCACTCCACGAACAGCAAGCCAATCGATATACCATTTCATGTCTCCAGGCGATAACGCCCAGTCCGTTTCCTTGCCACAAACACCTAAAAATTCATTCAAATTTTTGCGCAAACCACGGTGCCGTGCCGCATCAGCAGAGCATTTTCCAGCTGTGGAGTGAACACCTTCAAGGCCTTTTTCCTCTTCTGGCCCCACCCATCGCCAAACGACATCCTGCCCAGGAATATGAAAATCATCAAGAAGACCAATGTCACTGCTGCCTGCTGGATGACCCGTTAAGGCAATGCCATGGGCCATACACCATTCGCTAATGGGGCGATAATAGGTCTCTCGTAAACGGCGGTTCAATGTCTTTTTATAGTCATGACGTATGCTCGTAGTACGGTCCCCCACTTCAAACCAAAGAGCCGACAACCACGACTCCTCATTGCCATGCCGCACATACTCGCCTAAAAAATCATTCGTCCACGGCTTCAGCCCTTTTTTGTGTCCACGCCCGAGCATATCAGGCTCATCCGTAAACATAGCAATCACCGTGTTGCCGAAGAACGCCTCCAACGTCTTGTAATATACATCATGTGTCAGCTTAATAAACTGTTGAACAGCGTCAGGATTCAATAGATCGGCCGCCGCTGGTGCATTGGGCTCCCCGTCGTCCTGACCGAAATGAATGCCACGAATTGAGCCGTGCGTAAATGTCTCTACAAACAAAAGGATCGACCATTCCCCAGCAGCTGGGGCTGTAAAAGTCACGTGCCCGTCCTTCGCTTCAAGACACTCCACAGTCGCAAGGTCTACAGAGGCCGCTGTAAGCTTCTGTACCGCTTGAACAGAAACCAATGTCTCCCCTTTAGAAAGCTCAATCGCAATATTGTTTTCTCCAGCTGATAATGAATGCTCGCGCAGCTCAAGACCACGACTTGCAAATGCTGGGTTTGAAGCAACGACCTGGCCATTGGCAGAACCTGACGGGTACATTGCCTCGTCATACAAAATCACAGACATGCCAAGCCGACTTGCTTCATTCACAGCTACCTTCAGTAGCTCCATAAAAGAGAGCGACATGTAGGTGAGTTGTTCAGGGATTCCTATGCGGGGATGAAGCACAACCCCCATGACTCCTTTGTCAGCAAAATCTTGGAGCTGCTCAGAGATCCCCTCTTCCGTAATGTCATCATTCCAGAACCAAAAAGGCACAGGGGTAAATTCATCAGCAGGGGTGAGAAAAGCCTGACGTAATGTGTCCGTCACTTGGTTTCACTTCCTTCCACTACGTAGCTGTGTCATTTTTAGGCAAGACGATAAAAAACTGCGCCTTGCCTCACTTTGAAGCTGTCATTCCTCTATCTCTATCGACTAAAACCTCACCAAATCATCAACACGCACTGCTTGCCCTGTTTGCAAGGAACGGTTGCCTGCAATGCCTGTTAAAATCGATCGTGCCCCATCCACATGAGACGCTGCGCGATTAAATCGATCCTCTACTGGCGTTCCAAAAAGATCTTGAAGCAACAACGGGTCGCCACCACCATGGCCACCTTTGCCTTCTTCCACCTCTACTTCATAAGCCTTACCGAACATTGGCAGAACCTTAATGGAACGCTCCTTCAAGCGACCCTCGTCCTCTTTGTTGCCACCCGAATTAATGTAAGACTGCTCGCGCACGTTGACTTCAATGCGGCCCTTGCTGCCGTTAAAGGACACAATATAACCTTCCCAAGGCAAGTAAGCGTTAAGGGAATAATTCAAAATCGCTTTGTTTTTGTACGTCACCATTACGCCAAGCGTGTCCTCAATGTTGATGCCATCACCAAAAACGCTCTGATCGCGTTGGTACCCATCTTCTTTCTCCGCATCCAAATACATCGCTTTTAAGTGTGGGTTGTCTGCCATCTGAATGGCAAAAGGGTCATCCTTAGCCGCTTCACTGCCATGCGAGCGCTGATAAAAATCGGTGACACCACGTGCCTCCGCATTTTCCTTGCCGTAATAACGCAGGCCGCCTTGGGCATACACCATTTCAGGTGAGGTACCGAGCCAAAAATTGACGAGATCAAAATGATGGGTTGATTTGTGTACAAGCAAACCACCACTGTTTCGTTTGTCACGGTGCCAGCGCCGGAAATAATCAGCTCCATGCTGCGTATTGAGTGCCCACTCAAAATTCACGGAAAACACATCACCAATGGCGCCGTCTAGGATGAGCTCACGAATTTTTGTGTTGTGCGGGGCATACCGATAGTTGAATGTGACCTTTACTTCGCGACCCGTTTCATTAATAGCGTCAATGATTTCCTGGCATTTCTCAGCGTCTACTGTCATTGGTTTTTCTGTAACAACATCACAGCCAAGATGAAGAGCTTTTACAATATATGTATGATGCGTTCGATCCATCGTTGTGACGACAATGACGTCTGGCTTCTCCTTCGCAATCATCTCTTCAAACTCATGTGCTTTGTACGTATTGACCACGGCATGGTCGTACTTTTCCTCTAACAACGTGTTCGAATAATCCATTCTCGTCTGGTTTGAATCACAAAAGGCAACGAGTTTGCATGTGTCTTTAAAGTCACGGGCAATCGCCCCATAATAAAACTCTGCTCGACCACCTGTACCAATCAATGCATATGTTTTCATCGTTTTTTTCGACTCCTTCTCTGTTGTGTAGGTTATTTTGCTTGAATGCGAAGGCTTTCTCCTACCTTCAATTGCAGCGAATACGTTCCCGCTTCGTCTAGGATGGTCAGTGCTGTGGAGCTTCCCTCCAACTGAACATCTGAGACCCATTCAGGAAGCTGAAGTGTGACGTGCGTTTCTCTATCGGCGACAATGTCAGCCGCAAACGTTTTTCTCAAACGATTCCAAGAAAAGGATACCCTTCCTTCACTGTACCGAAAGTCCTTCACCTCACCCTGTGCCCATTTCTCAGGCAAAGCTGGGAGAATGTGAACGAGCGTTTGAGATACGTAAAGCAACATTTCCTGCACGGCATTCACAAACCCGGCATTCGCATCCATTTGCACAGGCGCTGTGGAAATATCCATCGACACGCCCATTCGACGCCAATCGTTATGAAGTGTAAATAAATTTCCTAGCACACAGGAGCGCAGCAGCAAATCCAGTGATTGCAAGGCTTTCTCTCCATCAAATAACCTCGCATACACACTGGCCATATGCACAAGCGACCAACCGGTTTGTGCGCCTAGCTCTCGTTTTTCGACAGCTGTTTGAATGGCGTCAAATAAGTCCGGTGTCTCCTTTTTCGTGCATTCTTTCCCGGGAAATAACGGGTACAAGTGGGAAAGATGTCGATGTGCGTAACGATCCTCAAAATCATTATGCAGCCATTCCTTCAAAGGGCCGTCCTTGTTTGTTGTGTAGGCAGGCAATCTGGCCAGCATCTGCCGCCATCTTGTCGAGTCGTCACCTTCCTCTCCTGTCCGCTCGTAGGCCTCGATCAAATGCGACAACAGTTCTTTAATGATTGCCACATCCATCGTGGCATTCACTGTCGTTGGCATTGGATGTGCGAGTGATTCCCCTCCTGTCGGCATATAATTGCTCGGTGTGTTCTCTGGCGAAACCGAGGGCATCACGATAAGCTCTCCATCCTTCTCTAGCAAGAAATCTTCATAAAACAAAGCCGCCTCACGCATAAATGGAAGCGCTCTCTCTTTCAGGAAGACCTCATCGCCAGTGAACAAAGCATACTCATAAAAATGCTGAGCCAACCACCCTGCAGCCCCCGTCCAATTCATAATGACAGGAACGATTTGATTAGGCACTCCAATCCCAGGGGTTGTTCCTGCTGGAGTATATATTCCACGGCATCCATACAGTTTCCTTGCATTCCCACGAAAATCTTCCAATAAATCTTCATATCTACCAAACATGGACGGCAGCAATTCGACAAGCCCGCCGACTGTTGTGTGCCAATACATCATTTGAATATTCTCATTCGCCATTGAATGACACCACATCAAGCGGTAATCGCCACCCCACAACCCGTACATGCCAAACGGCTGACCTGCCGTATACGTCCCAGAGATAAACAAATAACGACCAAACGACCACATTTTTTCAATAAGCTCTAGGGGGGCCTCGCCTTGATATGCCTTTAGCAACAACTCTTCTGTAGAGTGGGAGGTCTCCTCAGCTCTATCTTCACCTAAACGAAGGGACGCTGAATGGTAAAGCCTTTGATGGAGAGGGAGATGCTCATCCAACAAATCGTCATAGGACCTCTCTTCGCGTCTTAGCTCTCCCACCAGCCTTGACCAAGCGACTTCTTTCGCCTCGCCAACAAACACCTTCACAAGAACAAGCACTTCTGACGCACTTTCCACTCGTAATATAGTGTCGTCAGTTCTCAGCTTACCTCCTGTTGGAATCACGCGAACAACAGCCCCATAATCACTGCCATCCTCGTGAGGTACTGCATATAGGATCGTATCCTCGTCTACTTTCTTACATACAGACGCTTTCATTTTTTCACAAAGCGCTGCCATTTGCGGCATATCGGTGTCATGAAATGCGAATGAGATCGAGGCAGAAAGAGTGTCGGCACTGGACGCAATTCGGTACACGATCGTATCGTGCGCTCGCGAAACAAAGAGGGAACGCGAGTAGCGAACGTCCCCTTCATTCCAAGCGACCTCTACCTCACCAGTGTCCATATGCACCTGGCGATGATACGTTGAAAAGGGCGTTCCGCTTGGCATCGTTACCTTTAGGTCGCCTAGCGGAAGCACGGAGGCAAGTTTGGTTGCATACCCTTCCGCTTTTAATGCGTTGGTCAAATGCCAGCTTGCTTGTTTATACGCTTTCGACGTCATGAGTGCTCTCGTTTCCTCCAACGTATGCGCCACATCGGGAAGCTCATCCTTCACGCCTAGGTGCCAGAGATCCTCATGATTCATAAGAATGGTTTCATCCTGCACGCTGCCGTACACCGATGCCCCTATTTTCCCATTTCCAGAAGGCGCCCCTTCACGCCAAAGGTTTCTCCACCACGAAGCCGGGTAGTTCATGGTTATCGTATGTCGCCCACTCATCCGCATCGCCCTTTCCAATAATCTCGCTCTAAC
Encoded here:
- a CDS encoding glycosyl hydrolase: MTDTLRQAFLTPADEFTPVPFWFWNDDITEEGISEQLQDFADKGVMGVVLHPRIGIPEQLTYMSLSFMELLKVAVNEASRLGMSVILYDEAMYPSGSANGQVVASNPAFASRGLELREHSLSAGENNIAIELSKGETLVSVQAVQKLTAASVDLATVECLEAKDGHVTFTAPAAGEWSILLFVETFTHGSIRGIHFGQDDGEPNAPAAADLLNPDAVQQFIKLTHDVYYKTLEAFFGNTVIAMFTDEPDMLGRGHKKGLKPWTNDFLGEYVRHGNEESWLSALWFEVGDRTTSIRHDYKKTLNRRLRETYYRPISEWCMAHGIALTGHPAGSSDIGLLDDFHIPGQDVVWRWVGPEEEKGLEGVHSTAGKCSADAARHRGLRKNLNEFLGVCGKETDWALSPGDMKWYIDWLAVRGVNLFCPHAFYYSVDGKRRSHERPPDVGPNNSWWPYYRTYATYMKRLSWLLTDSPNTAKVAVLCDEDELPWVSPRTLFEHQIDFNYLETSLLEDKVTVTGGRLLIEEQRYTTLLIETVQDLSDTVVEKIRAFADQGGHIIVSERGPNVPGAVRYANEDELLVQLSQWDVATVTLTPASPGIRVSRVKKEGAFLYLLTNEGDEAYEGAVALPDNGKVEQWNSWTGTMIEVGVKNGAVSLNLPVRESLIIVVDPDNESIRRHEQTVSIAEPVVQHLNAGWSVATPMFDKGEIALTSWTTWEGMERFSGTVAYECDFSLDSVDDVPQLELDLGQVHDIAQVFINGYEVGVKMWAPYRFGIDGALLREGSNTLAIHVTNTMANQMDDAMLPSGLLGPVRLVVGGEPETNLEAIKL
- a CDS encoding Gfo/Idh/MocA family oxidoreductase — its product is MKTYALIGTGGRAEFYYGAIARDFKDTCKLVAFCDSNQTRMDYSNTLLEEKYDHAVVNTYKAHEFEEMIAKEKPDVIVVTTMDRTHHTYIVKALHLGCDVVTEKPMTVDAEKCQEIIDAINETGREVKVTFNYRYAPHNTKIRELILDGAIGDVFSVNFEWALNTQHGADYFRRWHRDKRNSGGLLVHKSTHHFDLVNFWLGTSPEMVYAQGGLRYYGKENAEARGVTDFYQRSHGSEAAKDDPFAIQMADNPHLKAMYLDAEKEDGYQRDQSVFGDGINIEDTLGVMVTYKNKAILNYSLNAYLPWEGYIVSFNGSKGRIEVNVREQSYINSGGNKEDEGRLKERSIKVLPMFGKAYEVEVEEGKGGHGGGDPLLLQDLFGTPVEDRFNRAASHVDGARSILTGIAGNRSLQTGQAVRVDDLVRF
- a CDS encoding glycosyl hydrolase family 95 catalytic domain-containing protein; this encodes MSGRHTITMNYPASWWRNLWREGAPSGNGKIGASVYGSVQDETILMNHEDLWHLGVKDELPDVAHTLEETRALMTSKAYKQASWHLTNALKAEGYATKLASVLPLGDLKVTMPSGTPFSTYHRQVHMDTGEVEVAWNEGDVRYSRSLFVSRAHDTIVYRIASSADTLSASISFAFHDTDMPQMAALCEKMKASVCKKVDEDTILYAVPHEDGSDYGAVVRVIPTGGKLRTDDTILRVESASEVLVLVKVFVGEAKEVAWSRLVGELRREERSYDDLLDEHLPLHQRLYHSASLRLGEDRAEETSHSTEELLLKAYQGEAPLELIEKMWSFGRYLFISGTYTAGQPFGMYGLWGGDYRLMWCHSMANENIQMMYWHTTVGGLVELLPSMFGRYEDLLEDFRGNARKLYGCRGIYTPAGTTPGIGVPNQIVPVIMNWTGAAGWLAQHFYEYALFTGDEVFLKERALPFMREAALFYEDFLLEKDGELIVMPSVSPENTPSNYMPTGGESLAHPMPTTVNATMDVAIIKELLSHLIEAYERTGEEGDDSTRWRQMLARLPAYTTNKDGPLKEWLHNDFEDRYAHRHLSHLYPLFPGKECTKKETPDLFDAIQTAVEKRELGAQTGWSLVHMASVYARLFDGEKALQSLDLLLRSCVLGNLFTLHNDWRRMGVSMDISTAPVQMDANAGFVNAVQEMLLYVSQTLVHILPALPEKWAQGEVKDFRYSEGRVSFSWNRLRKTFAADIVADRETHVTLQLPEWVSDVQLEGSSTALTILDEAGTYSLQLKVGESLRIQAK